The DNA window TGCTGCATTGCATGGCAAGCTCGCCGTCGAGCATGCCTCTGACCATCTCGTTGTCCTCGCACAGGCGGACAGCGGACCGATCACCGTCGATCAGTTCAAGGAAAAGCTGAAGGACGTCCAGCAGGAAGAGCAACTCGGCTGGCTGACCGCCATCGGCAAGTACTTCATCGGCATCTTCCAGAAGGGCGGCGAGGTGTTTGCCGGCTTCGTCACCGGCATCATTCCGACGCTGGTGGTGCTGATGACGGCCTTCTACGCCGTCACCGAACTGGTCGGTGAAGAGCGCGTGCATGGCCTGGCGCGCGGCGCCGGCCGGATCGCACTGACGCGCTATACGCTTCTGCCGCTGCTGGCGGTGTTCTTCCTCACCAATCCGATGGCCTATACGTTCGGATCGTTCCTGGAAGAAAAACACAAGCCGGCCTTCTATGACGCGGCCGTGTCCTATGTGCACCCGCCGCTCGGCCTGTTCCCGCACATCAATCCCGGCGAGTATTTCGTCTGGGGCGGCATTCTCGTCGCGCTGCTGGAGCTGGAGAAGAAGGGCGTCGTCGTCGCCGGCTACCACGTCAAGGTGGCGATCTGGTACGCCATTGTCGGCCTCGTCGTCATCCTGCTCAAGGGCATGCTGACCGAACGCATCACCGCCATCATGGCACGCCGCCAGGGCGTCGAGCTGTAAGGGCGGGGAGGACATCATGGCCAAGACATACAAAGCCGTAAGGATCACCCAGGGCAAAACCGGCTGGGGTGGCCCGCTCGTCATCGAGCCGACCGAACAGCGCAGCAAGGTTGTTTCCGTCACCGGTGGTGGCATTCACCCGGTGGCGCAGCTCATCGCCGACATGACCGGTGCCGAAGCCGTCGACGGCTTCAGGGCGCCGCCGATCGAAAGCGAGATGGCGGTTGTCGTCGTCGATTGCGGCGGCACCGCACGATGCGGCGTCTATCCGCGCAAGCGTATCCCGACCGTCAATCTGACGCCGGTCGGTCAATCCGGGCCGCTGGCCCAGTTCATCACCGAGGACATCTACGTTTCGGGCGTGAAGCCGGCCAACATCACAATGGCGGACGGATCCGAAACGGTCACGACTGCGGGGGAGCAGCAGCGATGAGTTCGAGCAATAACAATGCGGCCGCGGCACCACAGCCGCTGCCAAGCGAAGGTGGGCTGATCGGCCTCATCAGCACGATCGGCCGCGTCATGGGACGCATCGTCGGCATCTTCTTCAATGCCGGCCGTCGCACCATCGACCAGGTCATCCGCAACGTGCTGCCGTTCATGGCCTTCGTAACCATGCTCATCGGTCTGATCCTGTACACCGGCATCGGCGATGTGCTGGCGCAGCCGATGGGTCCGCTGGCCAACAACATCGTCGGCCTGCTGATCATCTCGGCGATCTGCGGCTTGCCGTTCCTGTCGCCCATCCTCGGGCCAGGCGCTGTCATCGCGCAGGTCATCGGCGTCGCCATCATCGGCCCGCAGATCGCCAACGGCACGATTTCGCCTGCGATGGCACTGCCGGCGCTGTTTGCCTACAATACCCAGGTGGGCTGCGACTTCGTCCCCGTTGGCCTGGCGCTCGGTGAGGCCAAACCCAAGACGATCGAAATCGGTGTTCCGGCGGTGCTCATCAGCCGCCAGATCATGGGCCCGGTCTCGGTGCTGATCGCCTGGGTCGTCAGCCTGATCGTGTTCTAAGACAGATACAAAAATGAGGTTCGCCATATGACGGTTCTGCTGAGAACACGGGTCACTGCCATCGGACCCGAAGTGGCGGACCTTGCCGAAGGGGGCGTGGTCATCCTGTTCGCGGATGGCTCGCCACCGGAGCTTGCCGAGGTTTCGGTGCTCCACAAGACGGAGCAGGGACCAAGTGACGGAGCGCCCGCCAAGGGCGCTTCGATCACCCTCGGCCCGGTTGCCGCAGTTATAACGGCGGTCGGTTCCAGCGCCTGGAGCAAGGTGCTCGAAATGGGCCATGTCGTCATCTCGTTCAACGGCGCCACCGAGGCCGAGAGGCCGGGCGAAATCTGTGCATCGCAAGTCGATCCGCAAGCGCTCGTGGCCGCCCTGAAGACCGGCGCGATCATCACCATCGCCGCCTGACAGCATTCGCGCCGCGGTCTATGTTGGGAGCGGCGCCCAAAACCAGAGTATTTGCCATGGAACGCTCGACCATCGTCAGAGTGCATGAAGGTTTGCACGCCCGTCCCGCGACGCGGTTCGTGAAGCTCGCCAAGGGCTTCGAATCCGATGTCGAACTGGTCAAGGACGGAAAGGCGGTCAGCGCCAAGAGTTCGGTCAAGCTGATGCTTTTGGCGGTCAAGGAAAACCAGGAAGTCACGGTGCGGGCGAACGGCGCCGATGCCATCGAGGCGCTCGAGGCGCTGATCGGCTATCTCGAGAATCCGAGGGCTGGCCTGGATGATGAAGCGGAAGCGCAGAGCCCGGCGAATGATGCCGGGCAGGAAGCGGTACCCGCGCCAGTGCCCGAATCAGCGCCGGCAGCACTTGGCCGAACAAACGGCTTGCGCGGCGTGGCCGCAAGCGAGGGTTTCGCCATTGGCCCGGCCTTTGCGCATTTCCCGCCTGATATAGCCGGACAAGGCCGCATGTTGCAGGCCGAGGAGATCGGCGGAGAGATCGACAGGTTCCGCGCTGCGGTCCGCGCGGTCCAGGCACGCATGGACCATGCGTTGGCGCAGGACAGCCTGTCGGCTGGAGACCGCGGCATCGTCGCCGCACTCCGGGACATTGCCGCCGACGACAGTCTGACTGGCGAGGCCGAGGGCCTGATCAAGGGCGGCAACGATGCGATTTCGGCGGTCATCACCGCAGCCTCCACCATCGCCGCCGATTTCAGCGCTGTCGATGACCACTATCTCAATGCGCGGGCGGACGATGTCCACGCCGTTGGGCGGCAGATTTGCCTGGTGTTGCTGGGCCAAGACGATGTCAGCCTCGAAAACATCCCCGAAGGCGCCATTCTGATCGCCGACGATATCGGCGCCTGGGATCTGGCGCGCGCGCCGCTGAAGCGCATCGGCGGCGTGGTGTGCGGCCATGGCGGCGCCACCTCGCACATCGCCATCATTGCCCGCTCGCACGGCATTCCGGCCGTGCTCGGCCTCGGCGACCAGATCAATGCCTTGCGCATCGCGCGAGACGTCGCGCTCGACGGCAATGGCGGCCATGTGATCATCGATCCCGACGCGGCGACCCGCGCCGATTTCGCCGGCCGCGTTGAAGCGGCGGCGAAGGAGCGCGCCGGCTTGACCGTCTTCAAGACGGTGACGCCGAAGCTCGCCGACGGCAGGATCATCGAGGTCGCGGCCAATATCGGCTCGCTGGAGGAGATCGAGGCAGCACTAGAGGCTGGCGCCATGGGCGTCGGCCTGTTCCGCACCGAGCTTCTGTTCATGCGCCATATGCATCTGCCCTCGGAAGACATGCAGGCCGAGACCTATGCGGCGCTGGCCAAGGCTTTTGCGCCTTATCCGGTCATCGTGCGCACGCTCGACATTGGCGGCGACAAGCCGATCGCCGGCATCGAATTTCCCGATGAGGAAAACCCCTTCCTCGGCTGGCGCGGCATTCGCATGTGTCTCGACCGGCCCGACATCTTCAAGCGTCAACTCAGGGCGCTGCTGCGGGCCGCCGTGCTCGGCAACATCAAGGTGATGCTGCCGATGGTGTCGGATATTTCCGAAGTCACGCGCACCCGCGCACTCGTTGAGGAATGTGCCGCCGAACTGAAAGCCGAAGGCGTGCCGCATGCGACGTTCGATCTCGGCGTGATGATCGAGACCCCGGCTGCCGTGCTGATCGCGCCGGCACTGGCCAAGAAGGTGGCTTTCTTCTCGATCGGCACCAATGACCTCACCCAGTACATCATGGCCGCCGACCGGCTCAACCCGACCGTGGCCAAGCTCAACGATGTCACCAATCCAGCCGTCATGTCGGCGATCGAGATGACGGCAAAAGCCGGGGTCGCCGCCGGCATCATGGTCGGCATGTGTGGTGAGGCGGCCGGCCGTCCCGACCTCATTGCGACGTTCGTGAAGATGGGGCTGACCGAGCTCTCGATGAGCCCGGCCTCGATCCAGCGCGCCAAGAAGACGATCATGGCGATGGCTTCTGGAGACTAAACCTGAGTGACCGCTACCGTCAGTTACGGCAAATGGGCAAGCAAGGTGGCGAAAACGGGTGTCAATTCAGCGATCGGGCTCGCCTTGGCGCAGGCCTGAACGATACGGTCATGACGGATATCGGCGGCCAGGATGGCGATCTCCAGCATGTCCGGCTCCGGCGCGCCGTCCCTGCCGGTGGTCGCCAGGCCGCAGGCCAGAGCGAGCGGCGCCAGGCAGCTTATGTCTTGCGTCCGGCCGGCCGCCGGCGTTTCCGGCGCGGTCTCGGCAAAGCGAACGGGACGGTGGTTGAGGCACTCGACCAGCAGCGCCGAACAGCTGGCCGCGATTGCCTGCAGTCCAGCATCCGGCGCGGCCAATGCGGCCAGGAGATCGCCATGCCGCTTGCGCATCGCGGCATGGACGGCGGCGAAATCGGCTTCGAGGATGCGGGCATTGTCGATGTTCAGGCCGGCAAGCACCGCCTTGGTCAGATAATACATATCGCGCCGGAACAGGCGCTCGGCGCTCAGCTGGCGATCCTCGTTGCCGACCGGGAAGTAGGTGCCGAGGCCTTTTACCGTCGTGCCGTCCACCTTGATCGGGCGCTCATGCGGGACAAAGGATTCGGCGATCGACAGCGCTTCGTCGACGGCACTCGCGGCATGGCTGAGCAGGCCTTCGATGCCCTTGCCCGGAAACGGCGGCAGATGGCTGGTTGCTTCGCGCAGCACACTGGCGTCGCCACTGCCGTCGTGGCGGCTTTGGCGGATGATTTCGCGGACTTCCCGCAGCCGGTCCTTGAGATTGACGCGGACATCTTCGGAGATTTGTCGGAGCATCGCGGATCGCCTCGAAATTGCTGCGGATGGCCGCCAACAGGGGGCGGCCACCACCTCTACATTGTTCCTATCGATTGGTAGATCAATAGGCGATACTAGACCAGCATGCAGAATCGGCGACGGCGCGCTCGTCCGTCGCTGCAGGGGGAGAGACAGGCGTGGGCAGGCGACGACAGGGCGAAAGCGAAGACGGGCGAGGCGCGGCAACCGAGCAGGTCGCCAGCGAAAGCCGGACGGATCGCCTCAGGATCCGCGCCGCCTGGATGTATTTCGTCGAGCAGATGACGCAGAACGAGATCGCCGATGTGCTCGGCGTCGGCCGCGTCACCATCGTGCGCATGCTGGCGGACGCCCGTGCGCGCAACGAGGTGAAGATCAGCATCGAGAGCGAATTGTCGGAAATCGTGCGGCTGGAGCGCGCACTGGAAAAGACCTTCGGGCTGCAGCAGGCGCTGGTGGCGCCGCTTTCCACGCCCGATGCCGACCCGATACCGGCGATCAGCGCCAAGACCGGCAGTTTCCTCGCCGACACGATGAAGTCCGGCATGCGTGTCGGCGTCGGCTGGGGTCAGACGCTGTTCTCGAGCCTGCCCTTCATCAGCGCCAAGTCGCTCACCGACTTCAAGGTCATTTCGCTGCTTGGCGGTGTTGGCGTCGTGCGCCGCTACAACCCGGCCGAGTTCGCCTGGCGCTTCGCCCAAATCTTCCAGGGCGACGGTTATCTGATCCCGACGCCGGCCGTCGTCGACAGCGTCGAGACCAAGATCGCGCTGGTCGAGCGCTGCGGCCTGCAGGAGGTTTTCGAGATGGCCAACGTGCTCGATGCAGTTCTGCTGAGCGTCGGCGGCATTGCCTCGGCCACCACCTTCTCTCGCGGCGGCTTTCTCAAGGAAGCGGATCGCGAGGCCCTGCTTGCGCGTGGCGCCGTTGGCGACCTTCTGTTCCATTTCTTCGACCGCAATGGCGATCTGGTCGACCATCCCGTCAACAGCCACGTGATGTCGGTGGATGTCGACCGTTTGCGCGCGGCGCCGATCCGCATCCTCACCTCCGGCGGTGCGGAGAAGACCGAGGCGCTGCTCGGCGCCATGACCCTCATCGCCCCGACCATCCTGATCACCGACGAGGAAAGCGCGCGGCGCATGCTGGAAGCGGTCAGCGGAAGCTGAAGCTGTCCGTGATGTAGTCCGGCCAGGCCTGCTGTTCGTTGAAAACAGCGGCGAGATCCGGTGTGTCCGCCAGTATTCCACTCAGAACCAGCGCCGTGGCGATGCCGGCGTTGTTTCCCCCTGATATGTCGTGCTCGACGCTGTCGCCGACGCAGACCACGGTGCCACGGTCTGGATTGCCCGCCATCTCCAGTGCCGCGTCGAAAATCGCCTTGTAGGGTTTGCCGATACGGGTGACGCTGCCGCCGAGGGTTTCGTAGAGATCGGCGATCTCGCCGGCGCCGAAGCGGGGGCCGACAGCCGTCAGCATGATCTTGTCGGGATTGGTGCAGAAGCACGGCACCTGTCGCGCCGCTGCCGGGGCAAGCAGCCTGATGTAATGGTCGAGGTCGTAGCGATCGCCCTCGCTGGCCGAGATCAGCACCAGTTCGGCGTCTTCACCGGCCTCCGTCAGCACGAAGGGCAGACCTTCGATCGCGGTGCGGTCGCCGTCGCGGCTGATCAGCAGGCATTTTGTCCCGGGGCGCAGCTTTCCCGTTGCCGCCATCTCACTAAAGGATCGCCACGCCACCTCGCCGGAAGAGACAAAATGGTCCCAGCTTCCCGGCTCGAAGCCGAGTTTAATGAGCCGGCTTTCATTGGGTTGTGCCCGCTTGCCGGAATTGGAAATCAGCACGACGGTCTTGCCGGCGCGCTTCAGAGCCGACAGGGCCGCCACCGCGCCCGGATAGGGCCGCGTGCCGTCATGCAGAACGCCGAACTGGTCGAGCAGGAAGGTCTCGTAGCGCTCCGCCAGTGGCCCGATGCCATCGAGACGTTCGATTGTTTTCGTGCTCATAGAAGCCCCGCCTTGGCCGCGCCCTTCAGCGCCAGCCGCGCCGTGCCGGCGGCGGCCTCGTCCGAAAGTGCCGGCAGGAAGGTGACGCCGAGCTTGCGCTGCCGGATTGCCGTCCAGGCCGGGTTTGCCGCACCGCCACCGACGCTCCTGACCGATGTCAGCGCAGGCGCGCCGAGTTCGGCGAGCCTGTCATAGCCAAGAGCCTCGATCGCGGCGATGCCTTCGAACATCGCTTTCAGATAGTCGGCGTCGTCCGCTGGCCGGGGCGTGAGGCGTGGCGGCAACGCCGGATCGGCGATCGGGAAGCGTTCGCCTGAAGTGCTGAGCGGGTAGTAGTCGAGGCCGGTCGTGGTCGTGGGGTCGATTACCGCGCTGAGTTCGATGATGCGCGCGAGCGGAAAATGCTGGGCGAGCACCTTGCCGCCGGAATTCGAAGCGCCGCCCGCCAGCCAGGCGTTGCCGAGCCGATGGCTGTAGATGCCGAAGCGCGGCGCCGAGATCGGCCGGTCGGACAGGATCTTGATGGTCAGCGAGGATCCCAGCGCCGTGACGCAGTCGCCGGTGGCCGCGGCGCCGGTCGCCAGGAACGAGGCGCAGCCGTCCGTCGTTCCGGCGACAACGGCCACATCGCGCCGCAAGCCGAACAGCTCCGCGGCGGCAGCGGCGAGGGTGCCGGTGACATCGCCCGGCTCGACGACGCGCGGCAGCAGTTCCATGCGCATTCCGGCCGCCGCGATCCAGTCCGGCCAGCGGCGAGCCTCGACGTCATAGCCTGTCTTCAGCGCATTGTTCTCGTCGCTGATATCGAAGCGGCCGGAGAAGTTTCCGGCGATCCAGTCGGCCTGGTGCAGCACCGCCGCAGTGCCAGCTACGCTCTGGAAGCGCAGCGCCTTGGCGAGGCCGGATGTCGCTCCGTGCGCGGCGCTTGCAGCCGGCGCCTCGCGGGCGATCGCGGCCAGGATGTCGCCGTCGGCGACCTTGTCGTTGTACATCAGCGGCTCGGCCAGCGGCCGCCCGGCAATATCGACCGGCAGCAGTGTGCCCGACGTGCCATCGATGGCGATGGCGCGGACCGCTGCGCGGTCGATGCCGGAAAGCAACTCCGTCAGTGCCGCCTGAACCGCTTGCCACCATGCCGTGGGGTCGCGGCCATTGCGACCAAATCTGTCGAGCGGAACGGCGGAATGCCCGGCTAGGGAAAAATCCGGGCGCATGGCGACGGCGCGCGCACCTGAAGTGCCGATGTCGATGCCGATGACGAGTGGCATCATGTCATCTGTCCTTTGCTAGCCGCCGGCCGCGTTGAGCTTCTGGCGATACTGCTCGGCGTCCCAGTTGACCAGCTCGTCATTCTCGGCGGCGGTGAGATAATTCAACCGCGCCGCGACGTCGATGCGCGCCGTCACGTCGGCGAGGCAGCGTTGCATGGCGTCGGCGCCGGCGCTGGCGTCGCTGCGCATCAACACGCCGGCGCCGGGAAACAGGATCGCGGCCGGTGGTGTGCCCAGTCGTGCGATGACGTCGGCCACGGTCTCGCCGGGCCCCGCCACGACCGAGCCCTGGCCGAGGAAGATGACATGGTCCGGATAGAGGCTGCCGGCCTCCGCCATGCGGCGGCTCTCCGGGTCGAGCGCGACCGCATGCGCTTCGACATCGGCCGGCAATCTGTAACCGCTGTCGCCGGCAAGCACCGTCAAAGCCGCGAAGTCGGGTGCGGCGGTCGCGCGCGCCGGCCGGGCCAGCAGCGACCGGACGCGGCGCAGCAGAAGCTCCGCCTCGGCGACGGTTTCGGCAGCGACGACCAGCCCGTGATTGCCAAGGATCAGCACGTCGACATCAGGCCGAAGCTTTTCGGCAATGCCTCGGGCAAGCGGCAGGCCTGGCCGGAAATAGGGCACATAGGCCCATTCGATGCCATCGAGCCGCCTGGCGACCTCGGCCGCGCCATCGGTCTGCACGGCAAGCGAGATGGTGTCGACGCAATGGACATGCAGGACGACGCGCTGCGGCATCAAGGCGTGTACCGTGGTCTCGATCGATGGACGCAAGCCGCGCGGGTTGAGCGCCGCAATGGTGAAACCCTGCGGCTGGTCGGCGGCGCGGTCGCGCTGTTCGACCGCCCTGAGCAGCGGCGCCATCGCCACCGGCACCATGATGTCGTCGGTGAGCGCGTCCTTCAGCCAGGTGCCGGAGGCCTTGATCCACAGCGTGTCGCCAGCTTTCAGCGAAGTGTTGCCGCCTGCTGCCTGGGTCAGATGCGGGCTCTGCCCGATGCTGGCCGAAAGCGCCCGCAAGGCCGCCAGTTCCTGCGCATCAGCTTGGGTCGCCATGGCGCTTTTCCTCCAACGGCTCGGCCGTGTCCTGCGCGAAATCCCGTTGCCGGGATCGAATTGGCGCTGATATCGCAGATACGAGTGATCTACGTCAACAGTGATCTACTATCATCAAAACCCGCTTGCAATCTGGCTAATGTTGAGTAAGTTGCGCCAATTGCCATAAAAAAGGGCATTCGGGAGGAAAGTGTTGAGCGACTCCGGCCGCCAGCGTCAGATCGTCGAACTGCTGCGGGATCGCCCGTTCGCCTCGGTGCGCGAGCTGCAGGAGCGGCTCGGCGTTTCGGCCGCGACGGTCAGGCGCGACATCGACAGGATCGACGAGGCTGGTGAAGCACGGAAGGTCTATGGCGGCATCTCGGCGCTCGAAGGCGCTTCCCAGGCTGAGGTCGCCTATGCCAGGCCCTATGACGAGAACCGCGACCTTGCGGTCGAGGCCAAGCGGCAGATCGCAGCTCTCGCGGCGACCATGGTGCGCGACGGCGATGCGGTCATCGTGCATGGCGGCTCGACCTGCTTCCATCTCGGGGTCAAGCTCGCCGAGCGCAACATCCGCCTTTACACCAACTCCATGCCGCTGGCGGCCTATCTCAGCGACCACGGCCATTGCAGCCTGACAGTTGCCGGCGGCGACCTGCATCGCGAACCCGGCATCATCCATTCGCTCAGCCAGGCCGTGCCCTTCTACGCCTCGAAATTCTTTCTCGGCGCGCAAGGCCTTGGTCAGGAAGGCGTGATGGAATCGCATCCGCTGCTGGTGCGCTCCATCATCGATCTCAGCCTGTGCGCCGACCAGATCGTGGTGCTGGCCGACAGCCGCAAACTGTCGATCCATGCACGCAACGTCGCGCTGCCGCTTTCCCGCATCGGCACGCTGGTCACCGACGACGGCCTCTCCGACACCGATGCGCGCATGCTGGAAGATGCCGGCGTCATGGTGCGGATAGCCTCGGGAGCCATCCAGTGAAGGTGGCGGTCCTCGATTTCGGCAAGACCAATTCGAAGCTGTTCGTCTTCGGTCAGGACGGGCGCATCATCGACGAGCGTCGCACGCAGCCGAAATGGGTGCGCCAGGGCGGCTTCAGCGTGCTCGACGAGACAGCGCTCCACGATTGGGCACTCAGTGCCGTCGCCGATGCTGTCGACAGCCACGGCGTCGAGGGGCTGATGGTTTCGGGCCATGGCTGCACCTTTGCCTTGATCGACGAGGCGGCGCTGACGCATCCGATCCTCGACTACGAACAAGAGCCGCCGGCCGAGATTGCCGCGCGGATCGATCGCCGCATTCCGGATTTTGCCGAGACCTTCTCGCCGCGGCTGCCGCTCGGCTTCAACTACGGTCGCCACATGCTGTGGCTGCAGGAGGTCGATCCGGACACGTTCGCGGCGTCGAAATCGATCCTCGGCTATCCGCAATACTGGAGCTGGCGCCTTGGCGGGCGGGCGGTTTCGGAAGTGTCCTATCTCGGCTGTCACTCGCATCTATGGGCGCCGCGCAAGCGCGATTTCTCCTCGCTGGTCGACGCCCAGGGCTGGCGCGACCGGATGCCCTCCTTCGAGCGCGCCGGCGCCGTGACCGGCCAGCATTACCTTGGCGGGACGGCGCGGCCGGTTGCCATTCACAATGGCGTCCATGACTCGAATGCGGCGCTGCATGCCTATCGCCGGCAGGAGCTCGGCCCGGTCACCGTCGTTTCGACCGGCACCTGGGTCATCGTGCTCAATCCGGACTGCCCGCTCGACGTGCTCGACCGGGATCGCGACATGCTGGTCAATGTCGATGTCGATGGCGGCCCGGTGCCGACCATCCGCTTCATGGGAGGACGCGAATTCGCGACCATCAGCGCCGGCTGGCAAGGCGAGATCGGCCTGTCCTCGATCCAGCGGGTGATCGACGCCGGCATCATGGCGCTGCCGAGCTTCGCACCGGGCGGGCCGATGTCCGGCCATTCCGGCCGGCTGGTCGGGCGCACGCCCGATGCCGAAGAGCGCGCGGCGGTCGCGCTGCTCTATGTCGCGCTGATGGTCGATCTCTGCCTCGACCTCATCCATTCGAACAACACCGTGATCGTCGATGGCGGGCTGAACACAGGCGGCCTGCTCGCCGGGCTGTTGGCTGAGCTGCGTCCCGGCCAAGCTTTCCTGCAGGGTGCCACGCTGGAAGGCAGCGCCACGGGCGCGGCGGCGCTCGCCTTCGAGAGCGTCGGGCGCGAATTCGCCGCCGAGGTTCCGGAGCCGGTGCGTGCGTCGCGTTTCACTGGATTGGCCGGCTATCGCAGTGATTGGCGTGCCTTCGCCGTGGACCGTGGCATCGCCGGTGCGGCGGTGGGAGGCGCGCGATGAGTGCGGCCGCCAAGGTCGAGGCGGCGCGCCAGCCGGTGCTGGAAATGCGGCACATCTCCAAGACGTTCGGCGCCATCCGCGCCTTGCAGGATGTCTCGCTCAGCGTCCATGCAGGCGAGTTGCACGCCTTGATGGGCGAAAACGGCGCCGGAAAGTCGACGCTGATGAAGGTGCTTTCAGGCGCCTATCGGCCTGATGCCGGTGGCGAGATCCTGATCGACGGCATGCCCGCCGTGACAGGCGATCCGATCAAGGCGCGCGCCAGCGGCGTCGCGGTGATCTATCAGGAGCTGTCGCTGGCGCCCAATCTGACGGTGGCGCAGAACATCTTCCTCGGCAACGAGCCGCGCCGCTTCGGCATCGTCGACCGCGACGAGTGCACCCGGCGCGCCAGAGAGATCATCGCGCGTCTGGGTGTCTCCTTCTCTGCCCGCGACATGGTCTCCAGCCTGTCGCTCGGCGAGCGTCAGCTGGTCGAGATCGCCCGCGCGCTGTCGACCAATGCGCGCATCATCGT is part of the Mesorhizobium loti genome and encodes:
- a CDS encoding PTS beta-glucoside transporter subunit IIABC; translation: MSVFSLLAQHADMAVHNLHVAGAMVSDAALHGKLAVEHASDHLVVLAQADSGPITVDQFKEKLKDVQQEEQLGWLTAIGKYFIGIFQKGGEVFAGFVTGIIPTLVVLMTAFYAVTELVGEERVHGLARGAGRIALTRYTLLPLLAVFFLTNPMAYTFGSFLEEKHKPAFYDAAVSYVHPPLGLFPHINPGEYFVWGGILVALLELEKKGVVVAGYHVKVAIWYAIVGLVVILLKGMLTERITAIMARRQGVEL
- a CDS encoding PTS cellobiose transporter subunit IIB, with amino-acid sequence MTVLLRTRVTAIGPEVADLAEGGVVILFADGSPPELAEVSVLHKTEQGPSDGAPAKGASITLGPVAAVITAVGSSAWSKVLEMGHVVISFNGATEAERPGEICASQVDPQALVAALKTGAIITIAA
- the ptsP gene encoding phosphoenolpyruvate--protein phosphotransferase, translating into MERSTIVRVHEGLHARPATRFVKLAKGFESDVELVKDGKAVSAKSSVKLMLLAVKENQEVTVRANGADAIEALEALIGYLENPRAGLDDEAEAQSPANDAGQEAVPAPVPESAPAALGRTNGLRGVAASEGFAIGPAFAHFPPDIAGQGRMLQAEEIGGEIDRFRAAVRAVQARMDHALAQDSLSAGDRGIVAALRDIAADDSLTGEAEGLIKGGNDAISAVITAASTIAADFSAVDDHYLNARADDVHAVGRQICLVLLGQDDVSLENIPEGAILIADDIGAWDLARAPLKRIGGVVCGHGGATSHIAIIARSHGIPAVLGLGDQINALRIARDVALDGNGGHVIIDPDAATRADFAGRVEAAAKERAGLTVFKTVTPKLADGRIIEVAANIGSLEEIEAALEAGAMGVGLFRTELLFMRHMHLPSEDMQAETYAALAKAFAPYPVIVRTLDIGGDKPIAGIEFPDEENPFLGWRGIRMCLDRPDIFKRQLRALLRAAVLGNIKVMLPMVSDISEVTRTRALVEECAAELKAEGVPHATFDLGVMIETPAAVLIAPALAKKVAFFSIGTNDLTQYIMAADRLNPTVAKLNDVTNPAVMSAIEMTAKAGVAAGIMVGMCGEAAGRPDLIATFVKMGLTELSMSPASIQRAKKTIMAMASGD
- a CDS encoding sugar-binding transcriptional regulator, which gives rise to MYFVEQMTQNEIADVLGVGRVTIVRMLADARARNEVKISIESELSEIVRLERALEKTFGLQQALVAPLSTPDADPIPAISAKTGSFLADTMKSGMRVGVGWGQTLFSSLPFISAKSLTDFKVISLLGGVGVVRRYNPAEFAWRFAQIFQGDGYLIPTPAVVDSVETKIALVERCGLQEVFEMANVLDAVLLSVGGIASATTFSRGGFLKEADREALLARGAVGDLLFHFFDRNGDLVDHPVNSHVMSVDVDRLRAAPIRILTSGGAEKTEALLGAMTLIAPTILITDEESARRMLEAVSGS
- a CDS encoding TIGR01459 family HAD-type hydrolase, which produces MSTKTIERLDGIGPLAERYETFLLDQFGVLHDGTRPYPGAVAALSALKRAGKTVVLISNSGKRAQPNESRLIKLGFEPGSWDHFVSSGEVAWRSFSEMAATGKLRPGTKCLLISRDGDRTAIEGLPFVLTEAGEDAELVLISASEGDRYDLDHYIRLLAPAAARQVPCFCTNPDKIMLTAVGPRFGAGEIADLYETLGGSVTRIGKPYKAIFDAALEMAGNPDRGTVVCVGDSVEHDISGGNNAGIATALVLSGILADTPDLAAVFNEQQAWPDYITDSFSFR
- a CDS encoding FGGY-family carbohydrate kinase, which codes for MMPLVIGIDIGTSGARAVAMRPDFSLAGHSAVPLDRFGRNGRDPTAWWQAVQAALTELLSGIDRAAVRAIAIDGTSGTLLPVDIAGRPLAEPLMYNDKVADGDILAAIAREAPAASAAHGATSGLAKALRFQSVAGTAAVLHQADWIAGNFSGRFDISDENNALKTGYDVEARRWPDWIAAAGMRMELLPRVVEPGDVTGTLAAAAAELFGLRRDVAVVAGTTDGCASFLATGAAATGDCVTALGSSLTIKILSDRPISAPRFGIYSHRLGNAWLAGGASNSGGKVLAQHFPLARIIELSAVIDPTTTTGLDYYPLSTSGERFPIADPALPPRLTPRPADDADYLKAMFEGIAAIEALGYDRLAELGAPALTSVRSVGGGAANPAWTAIRQRKLGVTFLPALSDEAAAGTARLALKGAAKAGLL
- a CDS encoding class II aldolase; protein product: MATQADAQELAALRALSASIGQSPHLTQAAGGNTSLKAGDTLWIKASGTWLKDALTDDIMVPVAMAPLLRAVEQRDRAADQPQGFTIAALNPRGLRPSIETTVHALMPQRVVLHVHCVDTISLAVQTDGAAEVARRLDGIEWAYVPYFRPGLPLARGIAEKLRPDVDVLILGNHGLVVAAETVAEAELLLRRVRSLLARPARATAAPDFAALTVLAGDSGYRLPADVEAHAVALDPESRRMAEAGSLYPDHVIFLGQGSVVAGPGETVADVIARLGTPPAAILFPGAGVLMRSDASAGADAMQRCLADVTARIDVAARLNYLTAAENDELVNWDAEQYRQKLNAAGG
- a CDS encoding DeoR/GlpR transcriptional regulator translates to MSDSGRQRQIVELLRDRPFASVRELQERLGVSAATVRRDIDRIDEAGEARKVYGGISALEGASQAEVAYARPYDENRDLAVEAKRQIAALAATMVRDGDAVIVHGGSTCFHLGVKLAERNIRLYTNSMPLAAYLSDHGHCSLTVAGGDLHREPGIIHSLSQAVPFYASKFFLGAQGLGQEGVMESHPLLVRSIIDLSLCADQIVVLADSRKLSIHARNVALPLSRIGTLVTDDGLSDTDARMLEDAGVMVRIASGAIQ
- a CDS encoding carbohydrate kinase, giving the protein MKVAVLDFGKTNSKLFVFGQDGRIIDERRTQPKWVRQGGFSVLDETALHDWALSAVADAVDSHGVEGLMVSGHGCTFALIDEAALTHPILDYEQEPPAEIAARIDRRIPDFAETFSPRLPLGFNYGRHMLWLQEVDPDTFAASKSILGYPQYWSWRLGGRAVSEVSYLGCHSHLWAPRKRDFSSLVDAQGWRDRMPSFERAGAVTGQHYLGGTARPVAIHNGVHDSNAALHAYRRQELGPVTVVSTGTWVIVLNPDCPLDVLDRDRDMLVNVDVDGGPVPTIRFMGGREFATISAGWQGEIGLSSIQRVIDAGIMALPSFAPGGPMSGHSGRLVGRTPDAEERAAVALLYVALMVDLCLDLIHSNNTVIVDGGLNTGGLLAGLLAELRPGQAFLQGATLEGSATGAAALAFESVGREFAAEVPEPVRASRFTGLAGYRSDWRAFAVDRGIAGAAVGGAR